A section of the Bacteroidales bacterium genome encodes:
- a CDS encoding YjbQ family protein — MKSYRKELWFETSQRREFINITPAIEQCLRESGIKDGLCLVNAMHITASVFINDDEHGLHQDFEVWLEKLAPEKPYSQYKHNGFEDNADAHLKRTIMGREVVIAITNGKLDFGPWEQIFYGEFDGKRRKRVLVKIIGE, encoded by the coding sequence ATGAAATCGTATCGTAAAGAATTATGGTTCGAAACCTCACAACGTCGTGAGTTTATAAACATTACTCCAGCAATAGAACAATGTCTTAGAGAAAGTGGAATTAAAGATGGATTATGTTTAGTAAATGCCATGCATATTACAGCAAGCGTTTTTATTAATGATGATGAACATGGCTTGCATCAAGATTTTGAAGTTTGGCTCGAAAAATTAGCACCCGAAAAACCTTATTCACAATACAAACACAATGGATTCGAAGATAATGCCGATGCCCACCTTAAACGAACCATTATGGGACGCGAAGTTGTAATAGCCATTACCAATGGCAAACTCGACTTTGGACCATGGGAACAAATTTTCTACGGCGAATTCGATGGAAAAAGAAGAAAAAGAGTACTTGTAAAAATTATAGGAGAATAA
- a CDS encoding HupE/UreJ family protein — protein sequence MFKLYFNIGIQHIADVYSYDHILFLICLTAVYLIQQWKQILILITAFTLGHTTSLALATFKILHFSSEWIEFLIPVTIFITGLWNVVTLSNKVEVKTHWAKYVTAVFFGLIHGLGFSNYLQQLLQNEKDIFTSLLAFNIGIEVGQILIVFIILIVNIILLYGFKINRRDWVNIFSGAGMGVALTLIINRLPW from the coding sequence ATGTTTAAATTATATTTCAATATAGGTATTCAACATATTGCCGATGTTTATTCGTACGATCATATTTTATTTTTAATTTGTTTAACGGCTGTATATCTTATTCAGCAGTGGAAACAGATTTTAATTTTAATAACAGCTTTTACATTAGGTCATACTACTTCTTTAGCATTGGCTACTTTTAAAATTCTTCATTTTTCGTCTGAATGGATAGAGTTTTTAATTCCGGTAACTATATTTATTACAGGTCTTTGGAATGTAGTTACACTGTCTAATAAAGTTGAAGTTAAAACGCATTGGGCTAAATATGTTACAGCCGTTTTTTTTGGTTTAATCCATGGTTTAGGTTTTTCGAATTATTTGCAGCAATTATTACAAAATGAAAAAGATATTTTTACTTCATTATTGGCTTTTAATATAGGTATTGAGGTTGGGCAAATATTGATTGTTTTTATTATTTTAATTGTCAATATTATTCTTTTGTATGGTTTTAAAATAAATCGTCGCGATTGGGTAAATATTTTTAGTGGGGCAGGGATGGGGGTGGCTTTAACCCTTATTATTAATCGTTTGCCTTGGTAA
- the aroQ gene encoding type II 3-dehydroquinate dehydratase, producing MNITIINGANLNMLGIREKNIYGTSTLDEINEKIKSHFSNINFTFLQSNIEGEIVNFLHAANTNAQAVILNPGGYTHTSIAISDAIAAIQIPVVEVHLSNIFAREPYRHQSITANHCIGCICGFGWYSYILGIQAAIQHLTKAND from the coding sequence ATGAATATTACCATTATAAACGGTGCTAACCTAAATATGCTCGGTATAAGAGAAAAAAATATTTATGGAACCTCGACGTTAGACGAAATCAATGAAAAAATAAAATCTCACTTTTCAAATATCAATTTTACATTTTTACAATCGAACATCGAGGGCGAAATTGTTAATTTTTTACATGCTGCCAATACTAATGCACAAGCAGTAATTTTAAACCCCGGCGGATATACGCACACATCTATCGCTATTTCTGATGCGATAGCTGCCATTCAGATTCCTGTAGTAGAAGTGCACTTATCAAATATATTTGCGCGAGAACCATATCGACATCAATCTATAACAGCCAATCATTGCATCGGTTGTATTTGTGGTTTTGGTTGGTATTCTTATATTTTAGGAATTCAAGCGGCTATTCAACACCTTACCAAGGCAAACGATTAA